The window TGAAGAAGCTGCAAATTGAAGATGAGGAGTTGGGGTTAGAACTGAAAGGGATTGAAAAACGGGGTGACTTATGGGTGGTGAAAGTTACTCATAGTAAAGCGTTCTCTCGCCAGGAAGTTGAATTGCGCTTAAATAGCGCTTTTGATGAGATGAAGTTACAACTGGCGGCGAAAGAGAAACAGATTAATCAATTATTGGGAATTGTGGAAGATCAAGCGGCTGCTTTGAAAAACTATAGCAAGCAACCGCTGGGAACGAGCAATAGCTTTTTTATTGTTGGGAGTACCATTACTAATCTCTCAGCTTCTGGACAGATTGACTACCAAGAAGCGGTTAGCCAGGTTCGGAATGTGGTGGCGAATAATAGTAACTTAGCTGAAGCAAATCATTTGGCTCAGAGTTTGTTGACGCAACTTCAGAACCAGAATATTGCACCGACGCCGCTTCAACAAGCGGAATTAATTGAACAATTGATTCTCTTAGAGGCGCAGAAAGATGCGTTTTTCAAGCAGATTTTTGTGCAGCAGGGACAGCAATTTGCCGCAGCGATGCCGGATAGTGCTATAACTACCGCTGTTCGGAATGCGATCGCACAACTCACCCCCCGCTAGTTTATGCTTTCCTTCCACATCCCGCAAATGGTATCCCCCGTGGCTTTAGCGAACTTTTGGACAATTAACGTGGAAATAATGGCTGCGATCGCAGGCGCTAACCCCAAACTTGCGACTAAAATGGGTGCAATAACGCCAGCGGCTTGAGTCGATCCCCCCTTATACGCCGCCTCAATTTGCTGCATGGTTTTCCCGCCATCGCCAAACGGATCGCTACCGCACATCAAATCGTAGGCTTCGGCGTTCAAGCGCTTAAAGAGTCGCTGACCCAATTCTAAAGCCTTATCGGTATCCCCACCCCTAGGAACCGCCTCCAACATCTCCACATCAATTGAATCAATTGAAGCGCTTTCGGTTAAATCTGCTGCTAGGCGTTGCGCCTGTTTCCCCAGTTGAATTTGCAACGCTTCCTCATCAACCTCTGCTAGCTGTTGAACCAGATCGTTAATATCAGTCATAAATCATCCCTTCAATCGAGATAACCCCGTGCTGTAAACCACTCTACTGCATCCTTCAGGGCGGTAGAAATGGGAGTTTGAGGTAAGCCTAACTCGCGGATAGCCTTCGCCGCACTATAGTACATATATTGTTTCGCCATCCGTACCCCATCCAAGGGAACGCTAGGAGGTTTTCCCAAAGGTGCGAGAATCTTTTCATCTACCCAAGCGACGCTGTAGGGTATCCAGGGGGGAAGGGAGTTCTGGGGGGCGGGAAGTCCGGTAAGGTCGGCCAGTTGGTCTAAAATAGCTTTGAGGCTGAGGTTTTGGTTGCCTAAGATATAGCGATCGCCTTTTTTCCCTTTTTCCAACGCTAGCAAATGTCCCCACGCCACATCCCGCACGTCAATAAAGTTTAACCCCGTATCGAGATAAAACGGCATCTGTCGCCGCAGAAAGCGCAGGATGATATCTCCGGTTGGCGTCGGTTTAATATCCCAAGGGCCGATCGGACTGCTAGGATTGACAATCACAATATCCTGTCCGTTTGCTGCGGCTTGAATAGCTTCCTGCTCTGCATAATACTTCGATTTCTTATAATCTCCCACCAGCTTTTCTACCGGAGACTGATAGGTTTCATCGGTAGGAACCCCAGAAGCTTGTACGCCAATAGCAGCAACGGAACTGGTGTAAACCGTGCGTTCAACTCCCGCCTGTTGCGCGGCGGCTAAAATATTGCGAGTGCCGATAACATTAGCTTGATACAGTTTATCCCGATCCGCCTGCCACAGGGAGTAATGCGCCGCAACATGAAATAAGAATTGACAGCCTTTGATTTTCTCTGCTAAATCTAAATCGGTTAGATCGCCTTGAACCCGTTCAACCGCCAATCCTTGGAGATTATCGAGATGACTATGAGGACGAACTAATACCCGAACGGGATACCCTTCTTGCAGCAGTAAGCGCACCAAATTCGCGCCGACAAACCCCGTCCCCCCGGTAACAAAGACTGGCTGTTTCATGTTGCTGGTTACACCTCCTTTAACGATCGCCAATCATATCCTGGGGAAGCGCGATCGCAATCCCTGGTAAACCTGTAAAATCAGTTGGGTTTAAAGTCAAAATATGGTTAATTCCAGACCCTAGCATCACAGCAACAATCCGCACATCATGGGTTCGTTTACCCATAACCTGATGCTCTGTCACCAAATTTAGCCAAGTCGGAAAGATTTGCGGGGTTTCATTAATTAGGGGAAAACGCTCTAGAAGTTGATTGATAATAGCGCGCGTTTGTTCGGTAGACCATCCCAAACCATTCACATCAATTGGACGAGTTGCGACTACCCAAAGTTCAACTAACACTTGTGCTGTTAGATAGCATTCATCCCCTCGGCTGAGCAGTAAAGATATCGTCTCTGTGACTAGCTGATGTTGGGCATCTGATGGGTTAGTGAAGCGTAAAATAATATTAGTGTCTAGAAGATATTGGGTCATTACTCGTAAATATTGCCCCGATCGAAGGCGATATTTTGAAGGCTAATACCCGTCTGGGGAAGCTGTTTCACCCATACCTGAAAATCATCTGCTCTCTCTGCTGGCGTGGCTCGCTGCCAAAAGGGAGTAGTCTGGGTGCGCTGTTTGAGAGCAACAACAAATTCTGCAATTTCTCTGAGTTCAACTTCACTCAATTTATCAATTTCTTGCTTGAGATCTTCTCTAAGCATAACCCCAAATGCCACTAAAAGCCTTATTCTTTATCTTAACATAAAAGACTCAAAAGCTTCTTTGACTTTCTCGTAATCTTTCGCAAACCTAAACTCAATCAAGTCTTCCGCTTTGTCAATCGAATTTTAGCATCATCTAATAAATCGTAGATGACGGGAACCACAATTAAACTGAGTAACGTAGAGGTAACTAACCCGCCAATAATTGCCACTGCCATTGGGGCGCGGAGTTCTGAACCTGCACCAATTCCTAATGCAATCGGTAACATCCCTAAAATCGTAGAAGTAACCGTCATTAAGATGGGGCGGAGTCGAGTTGGAACCGCCTCTAAAATGGCTTCCCTACGGCTTTTTCCGGAATGGCGTAACTGATTGACATAATCCACAATTAACACCGCATTTTTATCCGTTAATCCTAATAGGAAAATCAAGCCAATTAGGGAAATCATCCCAAAATCGCTTTGCACAATCAACAGCCCTAACATCGCCCCAACCACCGATAGCGGTAGAGAGAAAAAGATGACTAACGTATCAGTGACGCTGCGAAAGGCGATAAACAGCACAATTACCATACAAATCAGCGACAGGGCTAAGGTAGAACCAAAGCTGCGAAGAATCTCATTAACGCGGGCGGAGTCTCCTCCTAAATCGAGGGTAATCTCTGGAGGGAGTACCGCTTGGGCTTGGGCGACAGCGAGATCCGTTGCTTCACCGATCGCAATCCCTTGTCCTAAATTAGCGCTAATTGTAGCAATGCGTCGCCCGTCGTTGCGGTGAATTTGCTGAATGGTTCCACCTGCGTTCTCATCGGCGGTGGTTGAGACATCCTCTAAGCCGGGGATATTTTCTAGGCGGGTTCTAACCTGGTTGGCGGCTTGGTTGAGGGCTGCCAAGTCTTCCCCAACAATTCGCAGTTGCACGGGCTTTTCGCCGCCTGTATCGACAAATTGAATATCTTCGATGCTGGTGGAAACGCCTGCAATTCGGGGTAACTGGGTGCGGAAACGGTCTTGAATATCGGCGGTAGAGAGAGTGCGATCGCGCTTAAGTCTCACATAAATATTACCCCGGTTCGGTTCCCCTTGCCGAGAACCCACCACCGTGTAAACGCTTTCCACCTCTGGCGAATTCAGGACAAACTCATCTAAGCGCCGCGCCACCTGTAAAGATTGATCCAAGGGATTGAACGCGGGTAATTCTGGCGCAACAGGGGAACCCTCCCCCGGCGGAATTTGCGTGGGATCGACTCCAGGAGGCAGTTGGGCAGGGTCAAAACCTTCGGGAAGTTGATTGAGATCAAAACCAGAACTCTCGCCCTCAAGGGTCTGCTGATTGCCATTGAGGGCTGCTAGCAATTCTGGGGGAACTTGCGGCAAAGGAGCGGTATAGGTAATGTTAAACTCGCCCCGGTCTAATTTGGGGATAAAGCCTTTGGGAATTAAGGGAATTAAACCAATTCCAATCACTAGACTCAAGATGGAAATGCCTACCACAAACCAGCGATGTTCTAACGCCCAGTGGAGGAGGTTGCGATAGCGACGGTGAAACCCTGTGGGGGGCTGATTCTCAGCGGCTGGAGAGTCGCTTCTGGGGGCTTTGGGTTTTAGCCAATAGGCCGCTAGCATGGGCGATAGGGTACGCGCGACTAGCATAGAAATTAGCATCGCCGCCGAGATGGTTAAACCAAAGGGGCGGAAAAATTGCCCTAATACGCCTCCCATATTCCCAACTGGGATAAACACCGCCGCGACGGTAAAGGTAGCGGCTGCAACGGTTAAGCCAATTTCATCAGTGGCTAGCATAGCAGCTTGACGGGGAGGTTCGCCGCGTTCGATGTGGCGACAGATATTTTCTACATCAACGATCGCATCATCGACAATACTCCCGACAATTAAAGCTAGGGCGAGTAAGGTGATCGTCTCTAGGTTAAACCCAAAGATTGCCATCACGATGAAGGTTCCTAGCAGGGAGGCGGGAATGGCTAAGGCGGAAATGACGGTTGCCCGCCAATCCCACAAAAAGGGGAAAATGACGAGGGATGCAATAATAATGGCGAGGATCAAGGCATCAATGGTTGAACCTGTCGCTTCCCGGATATAGTCGGCTTGAGTTGCAGCTAGAGATATTTGAATTTCGGGTAATTCGGCTTGCAGTTCTTGGATGGTATCTTCAACAGCTTGGGCAACTTCTAGGGTATTGGCCTCGCCTTGTTTGATAATTTGAATGGCTAGGGCTTGATTGCCATTAAAGCGGACGAGGGTTCCGGCTTGGCTAAAGGCTTGGGTTGGGTCGCTCAGTTGGGTAAGATTGAATTCAACAGGTTCGCCCAAGACATCAACGCGCAAGACTCCGGGCAAAGCGGCGATCGCGCTAACAATGCGATCGCGGGTAATTTGTTGTAAACTCTCTAAATCCTGGGTATTGCTTTCAATGGCATAACTCGCCACCGATGCTTCATTCAGGTTAATGGGGATA is drawn from Desertifilum tharense IPPAS B-1220 and contains these coding sequences:
- the hpnA gene encoding hopanoid-associated sugar epimerase codes for the protein MKQPVFVTGGTGFVGANLVRLLLQEGYPVRVLVRPHSHLDNLQGLAVERVQGDLTDLDLAEKIKGCQFLFHVAAHYSLWQADRDKLYQANVIGTRNILAAAQQAGVERTVYTSSVAAIGVQASGVPTDETYQSPVEKLVGDYKKSKYYAEQEAIQAAANGQDIVIVNPSSPIGPWDIKPTPTGDIILRFLRRQMPFYLDTGLNFIDVRDVAWGHLLALEKGKKGDRYILGNQNLSLKAILDQLADLTGLPAPQNSLPPWIPYSVAWVDEKILAPLGKPPSVPLDGVRMAKQYMYYSAAKAIRELGLPQTPISTALKDAVEWFTARGYLD
- a CDS encoding PIN domain-containing protein; this translates as MTQYLLDTNIILRFTNPSDAQHQLVTETISLLLSRGDECYLTAQVLVELWVVATRPIDVNGLGWSTEQTRAIINQLLERFPLINETPQIFPTWLNLVTEHQVMGKRTHDVRIVAVMLGSGINHILTLNPTDFTGLPGIAIALPQDMIGDR
- a CDS encoding efflux RND transporter permease subunit, which gives rise to MVEPSQQPRWRERLNISRLAIRRPWLTVSFWLGIAVAGILAFSSFQYALFPDITFPVVVVNASAPLSTALDTEQQLTLPIEQELEGLAGVTDVGSTSYPGQSVVNLRFEVGTNLAQSTQQVEEALADLQLPPGATSRIIPINLNEASVASYAIESNTQDLESLQQITRDRIVSAIAALPGVLRVDVLGEPVEFNLTQLSDPTQAFSQAGTLVRFNGNQALAIQIIKQGEANTLEVAQAVEDTIQELQAELPEIQISLAATQADYIREATGSTIDALILAIIIASLVIFPFLWDWRATVISALAIPASLLGTFIVMAIFGFNLETITLLALALIVGSIVDDAIVDVENICRHIERGEPPRQAAMLATDEIGLTVAAATFTVAAVFIPVGNMGGVLGQFFRPFGLTISAAMLISMLVARTLSPMLAAYWLKPKAPRSDSPAAENQPPTGFHRRYRNLLHWALEHRWFVVGISILSLVIGIGLIPLIPKGFIPKLDRGEFNITYTAPLPQVPPELLAALNGNQQTLEGESSGFDLNQLPEGFDPAQLPPGVDPTQIPPGEGSPVAPELPAFNPLDQSLQVARRLDEFVLNSPEVESVYTVVGSRQGEPNRGNIYVRLKRDRTLSTADIQDRFRTQLPRIAGVSTSIEDIQFVDTGGEKPVQLRIVGEDLAALNQAANQVRTRLENIPGLEDVSTTADENAGGTIQQIHRNDGRRIATISANLGQGIAIGEATDLAVAQAQAVLPPEITLDLGGDSARVNEILRSFGSTLALSLICMVIVLFIAFRSVTDTLVIFFSLPLSVVGAMLGLLIVQSDFGMISLIGLIFLLGLTDKNAVLIVDYVNQLRHSGKSRREAILEAVPTRLRPILMTVTSTILGMLPIALGIGAGSELRAPMAVAIIGGLVTSTLLSLIVVPVIYDLLDDAKIRLTKRKT